CAGGATCAATAGTTGACTACCTGTTCAACAGTTAACTACTAGGTCAGATGGTGTTAAATACCTCTATGAAATGAGTATGGAGCGGAGAGACTGAGATCATGCCATGTACCTCAGAAGAGCACCTGGCATTCCTGAGTTGGCTGAAATGCATGTGATGGCTGGTAAAGATGAGATAGTCTGAGAAGCTTAAACTAGCCATATTTCTGCCCACCACTCAAAGATACTGGTCAGTGTTGCAAGGCAGTACAAAGCATTCTAGCAGATGTCTCCCTTGTTCTGTATCTTTAGATTCCTACGTGGCCTTTCAAAATCCTAATATTTCCCGGGAAAAGTAACATACTTAGGTAGATAACTTGGCAAACAAAAGACAGAGTGTATTTCCTGCTAGCAGTTACCTAATAAATTGAGACTTCCTCGAGAGGCCAGCATGCACAGTCTCTGCCAATGCTGTGCCAGATCCTGTTCTTGTCAGTGTTCAACCTGTGCTCCCAACTATGGGGCAGTACTGATTTTCTCTGACACAGTACATATAGCTCTAGTTGTTTTACTCCAGACTGTTGAGAAAGTAGTTTCATGAGAAAAGatcctaattttatttttcttctacctCTTATTTGACCTGTTCTGTGTTCTTATGCTAGAACTTTACAGATATCCCTAGCTGATAGATTGTTTTCCCCTCAACACTTCAGTACCTGTAAACCAGGTCCTGTGTTCTAGCAGCTGTATCTTATGACACCATACATCTCACCATAACAACTGGTATCTGCAAGCTCATGCTATCATCTCTGCTTTCAACTTGCAGGGCTAAATGTGGGAAGATGCAGTTcgcagaaaagaaagaacatatcAAAATAATATGGAGGAACTGCTGAAAGTGGCAATGTAATTCAggtatgattctgtgaaaggtcACAGCTCTGTTTTTATCCATAGGTCCCTTGTGGAGAAAAGTTGGCTGTTCTACATGCTTATAACCTACATGTGTGAACTTGAAGGAGTGGTGAACAGTGTATACGCATGGACTTGTGGGTACTTCAGAACTCATGCTCGGTCCCTGCCAGATATATGACAGGCTCCTCAAGGAGGATTACCTCCATGCACAGAATAAGAACCAGGCTTTCCTGGCCCTGATCTAGtaattcagaaaagaagaaagataaagatattCTAGTCAGATTTTTGCCTATATCCACTTACCTGGGGTCTCAACCAACACACTGGTGGCTCCCAGCCATGACATGCTGATGCTCAACAGTCATTCTGGCCCTCTGGCTAGGATGGAAATGATTTTGAGTGACAGGAAGCAAGAATGTGCTTGAAGACTGCTTTCTTTTCCAGGGGAAGAGGTCATTAATTGACTCTGTAATGATTTTATGCAGCCAGAAAGAAGGTGTAAGATTTAATGACGAGGGGTTTGCTTGTACTTTTGAGCTTACATGTTTTGCTTACATGTAGCTGAAACTGACAGAGATGCCATGTAAATCAGCTGCTCCTAGTGCAACATTAGCAGTTAGTGTCACTGGAGAAATAACACACCAGATCACTACCTCAAAGACAGCTCAGACACATGACAGAAAAGAATTCCTCGTCCGAGGTACTGCCTATAGGTTTGGTCTTACACATTATGGTGACCTGTGGAGGAGTAGTGTACTCCCTTGGGGATTGTGCTGATGCAAGGAAATAGGTCTCTAACACTTGCGAGTATGGTGATGGGAGGACAGAGAACTGGACTTCAGCTGGGAAAATAAGCACTCCCATGGATGCTACTGCCTTTTCACCAAGGGAAAAAATTCAAATTGATTTATATTGTGACAAGGCAGCTGAACAGGTGCTTCCTATATGTTCAGATGGTAGAATACTTTGACAGACAGGGAAAGTGGTGCAGTATCTCACCTTCTGTACTGAATTCAACCATAAACCTGTTGTGCTTTTCCACAGGAAAACATCCTGAGTGCACCCAgctcaaaaaaattttttttggtatCAACTTGCAGAAAAAGAAGTGAGCAAATTAATGAACATGGTTCTGATACCAAATACCCGCACTTTAGATTTGTTGCATACAGTGTGTTCAGTTGGAGACCACAAAGAGGTCCGTCCTGTATGGAGGCATTGTTTATGCAGATGAAGGATGACCCCAGGAATATTCTCTCAGTCCAAATACCTTCTGACTACACGAGAAAGGAGGGAAATGGGAGAATTCTGAGAGATCCTTCGGAAGATCTTGGCTACTCAGTTTACCATACAGTCAAACTACCTTTCACAGTTTTTCTAAAAATTGCAATTAATTTGGAAAGGTGAAGAGTCCCTGTCAATAAATAATGACTTTTCACTTGTACCAAAACCTTTTTCACTTGACTTCCTTACCTTGCAACAGTCTGCAGTAAGTTGTGATTTCTACTCAGCGTGTACTTCAATAATCCCTTTATTTCAAGCGGCTGTCATTCATTCATCaattaaaccaattttaaaacatcacacTTTGAAAAATAGTTTACAGCAGAAATAGACTCAGAATTAAAGAGTTAATTATAGTAGCTTTCTTGCATGAGTTGTTTCTATGCAGCCAGATTCTTCTCAGGCATTTGTGACCTGTGTTGTGTTTGGGCAAGGTGAGATACTCATTCTGCACCTCGTGGAATGCTTCAAATCAAGAAAAGTCTCTGCTTTACCGTTTCTAAGGAAGCCAACAGGAATTTAGTCCATGGAAGAACTATTAGATTATTTGCtaatattttaattagatttaCAACATTAGGGGATGCAGAAGTTCCACCATCAGTGATAGTGAAGGACTTGGAGACTGTACTGTGAAGAAAGAGCCTTAGGAATCCAATCTGTAGAACAAAGGTATAATAGAGATTGTCCAGAAAACTTGATGGAAAACAATGTAgtgaatggatttttttatatactaCTGAAGGGAAATCTTTCACTGAGTACTTCTTAACAGTGTTGGGGGAATTTACAATTTCTGCTGTAAATTAAATAGGTCCCTTCAGTTATGTCAGAGAAGATGAGGGTGAGGTCATAGAACATAAAGATAGGGTCTTACTACCTGCACAGTTGCAATCAATTTGATCAGACATGCTAGGAAGTTATCCTCtgtggaaaactatttttttctctcaggtCAGTTCTGTTAGGCAGGCTGACAAGTCTTTTGATGGAAGAACTTGACAAGCAGTGTGGGAGTGTCAGTgctgcgcagctgtgggagattcaatatgttaagagtcatgtgttactggtaaatgattaagaggcaagttggcattggcctgtcagccctgcacagctgtgggagattcagtacttaaaagCCAAATCGACATTGGCTTCTTCAGGGAAGCTCTACTTGGTGAGCCAGGCGGGAGCTCTGTTctggcttggagaagtgccagctctgctctgctctgcataggcctggagaagcagcaaggcttggaggagaagcaggccttggaagaaataagtcagcttggagaaagtatggaactgtttttgggggagagggttgatgactgtgTAGTTGCttatttgcttatcatgaagtaagagctaaggtagcgagagcataGCAAGAGCATAACtatgtaccattgtaacaataaaGTGTCTCCTTCTGTGCTTccatggagagtctgtgcctcaagTGCCACAATGCAGGGCCTGCTAAAAGGACAAGAAACTATGAATTCAAACATACATTTCAATACTTTGCAGAATCAGGACTATCTTTCACTAGTTGTCTTTCATTAGGGAAGAATTCAAGAGGTTTTTCTGTGAACTTGCTCTTGAAGATATGAGTAACAACTGCTATCTTCCAGTCTTAAGGAACTCTCCCAattgccatgacctttcaaagatgattgaatggcctcacaatgacatcagtcATCTTCCTAGTTATGCTAATGATGACAGAGGAGAGtagattaaataaatataataggCCAGGGATCTGGGGTTTCTTACAGGCTACATGGTGTAGTGCTAGagcctgaataataggccccaaaacaaagctgacctctagatgaacatcacaaccaaacattatccattattagtatctgctaatgagtaaaatctgtattaccattagcatttattaattagtatctgatcattaacaaaatatgtatgctcactagtgaaaaaTGTAGCTTAGATAAAATGTAATTAGTAGTGAGGATGAAACGCTGTGAGAAcgtgtatccaacttcccttgtttagccttgttcaaggctgagaacccaagtattcagccttgttagaaactcccttggttctcccccctgagccctggccaggctttgggtggaatccaacaggaggatgaaaccagatgtttcttctcaaagaaaagtgcaagtcattctgacttgctggtttttggtatataaggctggaccctcttgccacgactttggaagcctcacctacagatggacatatcgtgtaggacttcccacttgcagggaaaggtactctaaatcctcgctgcaaccagggctccccagtgactgtggatctggatgtcGGTAATGTATGATGTGGTGATATATCCTTCTTATTCACTATTCTCCccattgtgtagtaatgattaggtgcattactgtgcttgttcttattttctataattaactgtatgtagtaataattaagtgtactattctatatttttcttattgcttattttctgtattacttggttatatcctttaattattaacagtaaaataagcctactcttttcactctggtgtcttgAGTTTAATTGGCGTCCTCAATCAGCAAAACACATGGTAAGATGTGTTTTGCTGATCCCATTTTTCCTCCTGGTAACGGGAATCAATCAGCTGACTTTCAAATGTGTTCCAGAAATGCCCGAaaataggtaatttttttcttctgtctctacATATCGCTTCTTCTTTTGATAATTAATGGGTTTTGTACCAAGAACTAAAATGGGTTTTGTACCAAGAACTAAAATGGACCCTTTAAGTGCATTCTCTCATGTTATTTATTTCACACAGCTCTTTAATAACAGCACAAAAATGTTGACCCTCACTATCTTTATGGAAATGGAACATGCTATAGGAGTAACTTTTCTCTGTGGATTTCCTCTGATTTTGCCGCCTTCTTTCAGAAAATCAGATGGtcttaagaaaagaaattacaataGCATCAAAAAGCCAGTCCTAGTTCTCCTTTTGCTTCTAAGGAAATATGATCCATGGGGAGCCACATGCTATTGTTTTACTACCAGATTTGTATGCACCTAAATCAGACACTCCACCTTAGATTACGAGTAAATTTGGAGCACCTTATTAGGTctgtgtggaggtttgaactcagccggcgGCCAGGCGTCACGTCGCCGGCCGTCCACCTCCgcctcccccctctggtaaaataggggagggacaaaaagaagagaattcgtgggttgagtaaaaagaaagaatttactaaatataacaagagaacaacagtaacaatagtgaatccaaaaagaaatgcagcagtggctgacCGAGCGCAGCAACCGCCCCTCGACTGCAACAAGAAGACCCGATGAGCAGACGGCACGCGCAGTCTGCGCGTGTGCAAGCCCCAAGTGAAAAGCCCAGCCAGAGTGAGAGAGCCCCCCCACCTAAATCCCTGgtcatgacatcacatggtataAAATACTCCAatggaaaattaactccatcctggccgaaaccaggacagtctgcTGTAAGCAAATGATCGTACCCTCCAGGAATCCCAAGGCTCTGCAACCACAGGAAAAAGTCTGGAGCAATGAAGACTTACCCTGGTTGGAGGAGGAGCAGTTTAGGGAGCACTTAAACAAGCGATCTACCCTGGGGCATGACAGGTTGCACTTACAAGTGCTGAGAAAGCTGACTGAAGTCATTGGGAGGCCACAGCGATTGGGAGTGTTTCTCAAGACTGGAAGAGAGCAAGTGTCATGCTATCTTCCAGAAAGGCAAAAAAGATCAAGGGAACGACAGGCCAACCAGCTTCAGGTGAATCCCTGGGAAGGCAATGGAGTAACTAATCCTGGACACCATTCCCAATCTCAGGAAGGACAAGAAAGtaatcaggagtagtcagcatagATTTACGAAGGGGGAGTCATGCTTAACCAACCTAATAACCACAGTGAGCTGACTAGCTTGTTGGATGAGTGGAGAGCAGCAGGATGTTATCTTGTCTTTAGTAGGGCTTTTAACACTGTCTTCCCCAACAACCCAGACAAGCTGACAAAGTATGGGTTAA
The Strix uralensis isolate ZFMK-TIS-50842 chromosome Z, bStrUra1, whole genome shotgun sequence DNA segment above includes these coding regions:
- the CCIN gene encoding LOW QUALITY PROTEIN: calicin (The sequence of the model RefSeq protein was modified relative to this genomic sequence to represent the inferred CDS: inserted 2 bases in 1 codon; deleted 1 base in 1 codon; substituted 5 bases at 5 genomic stop codons), which produces MMAATPLPTRDCADALQSWPLHRVGRWRAANPRCGRRGRAPPPSPLATSREVGGAASACRAARWRRADGCASGRPRRGGPGGFVALYARAECAGRMGCLASGLSSLEALGAGRCSSESDSGTSGVGAALGRRLAELMLGPCQIYDRLLKEDYLHAQNKNQAFLALIXXFRKEERXRYSSQIFAYIHLPGVSTNTLVAPSHDMLMLNSHSGPLARMEMILSDRKQECAXRLLLFQGKRSLIDSVMILCSQKEGVRFNDEGFACTFELTCFAYMXLKLTEMPCKSAAPSATLAVSVTGEITHQITTSKTAQTHDXEKNSSSEVLPIGLVLHIMVTCGGVVYSLGDCADARK